A DNA window from Panthera tigris isolate Pti1 chromosome X, P.tigris_Pti1_mat1.1, whole genome shotgun sequence contains the following coding sequences:
- the AVPR2 gene encoding vasopressin V2 receptor isoform X1, with amino-acid sequence MLMASSSTSAVPRPLSRPVPPGNGSKEELSDTRDPLLAQAELALLSTVFVAVALSNGLVLSALVRRGRRGRWAPMHVFIGHLCLADLAVALFQVLPQLAWDATDRFRGPDALCRAVKYLQMVGMYASSYMILAMTLDRHRAICRPMLAYRHGGGARWNRPVLVAWAFSLILSLPQLFIFAQRDVGDGTGVLDCWARFAEPWGLRAYVTWIALMVFVAPALGIAACQVLIFREIHASLVPGPAERAGGCRGGRRTGSPSEGARVSAAMAKTVRMTLVIVIVYVLCWAPFFLVQLWSAWDPEAPREGGCGWGWGCGGPLALGRTHTFTPTDTRAHVDCHSLGAGGAAAPLHGHSRPQPGPFHPHRAPLRAADVAGQPQQLYQPLDLRCLQQQRLL; translated from the exons ATGCTTATGGCATCCAGCAGCACATCTG ccGTGCCCCGGCCCCTCTCTCGACCCGTCCCACCTGGCAATGGCAGCAAGGAGGAGCTGTCGGACACCCGGGACCCACTGCTGGCCCAGGCGGAATTGGCCCTGCTCTCCACAGTCTTTGTGGCCGTGGCCCTGAGCAATGGCTTGGTGCTGAGCGCCCTAGTGCGCCGGGGCCGGCGGGGTCGCTGGGCGCCCATGCACGTCTTCATTGGCCACTTGTGCCTGGCCGACCTGGCCGTGGCTCTGTTCCAAGTACTGCCCCAGCTGGCATGGGATGCCACCGACCGCTTCCGTGGGCCCGATGCCCTGTGCCGGGCAGTCAAGTACCTGCAGATGGTGGGCATGTACGCCTCCTCCTACATGATCCTGGCCATGACGCTGGATCGCCACCGCGCCATCTGCCGCCCCATGCTGGCATACCGCCACGGAGGCGGAGCCCGCTGGAACCGGCCGGTGCTGGTGGCCTGGGCCTTCTCGCTCATTCTCAGCCTGCCCCAGCTCTTCATCTTCGCCCAGCGTGACGTGGGAGACGGAACTGGGGTCCTTGACTGCTGGGCCCGCTTTGCTGAGCCCTGGGGCCTCCGAGCCTATGTCACCTGGATCGCCTTAATGGTGTTCGTGGCACCTGCCCTGGGCATCGCTGCCTGCCAGGTGCTCATCTTCCGGGAGATTCACGCCAGCCTGGTGCCGGGGCCGGCAGAGAGGGCCGGGGGCTGCCGTGGGGGGCGCCGGACAGGCAGTCCCAGTGAGGGGGCCCGGGTGTCAGCAGCCATGGCCAAGACCGTGAGGATGACGCTGGTCATCGTGATTGTGTACGTGCTGTGCTGGGCGCCCTTCTTCCTCGTGCAGCTGTGGTCGGCGTGGGACCCCGAGGCGCCCCGGGAAGGTGGgtgtggctggggctggggctgtgggGGACCGCTCGCGCTCGGCCGCACACACACCTTTACCCCCACCGACACACGTGCTCACGTGGACTGCCATTCCCtaggggcaggaggggctgcCGCGCCCCTGCACGGGCACTCTCGGCCCCAGCCCGGACCCTTCCACCCCCACAGGGCCCCCCTTCGTGCTGCTGATGTTGCTGGCCAGCCTCAACAGCTGTACCAACCCCTGGATCTACGCTGCCTTCAGCAGCAGCGTCTCCTCTGA
- the AVPR2 gene encoding vasopressin V2 receptor isoform X2: MLMASSSTSAVPRPLSRPVPPGNGSKEELSDTRDPLLAQAELALLSTVFVAVALSNGLVLSALVRRGRRGRWAPMHVFIGHLCLADLAVALFQVLPQLAWDATDRFRGPDALCRAVKYLQMVGMYASSYMILAMTLDRHRAICRPMLAYRHGGGARWNRPVLVAWAFSLILSLPQLFIFAQRDVGDGTGVLDCWARFAEPWGLRAYVTWIALMVFVAPALGIAACQVLIFREIHASLVPGPAERAGGCRGGRRTGSPSEGARVSAAMAKTVRMTLVIVIVYVLCWAPFFLVQLWSAWDPEAPREGPPFVLLMLLASLNSCTNPWIYAAFSSSVSSELRSLLCWARKRAPPSPGPPEESCATGSSFLAKDTSS, translated from the exons ATGCTTATGGCATCCAGCAGCACATCTG ccGTGCCCCGGCCCCTCTCTCGACCCGTCCCACCTGGCAATGGCAGCAAGGAGGAGCTGTCGGACACCCGGGACCCACTGCTGGCCCAGGCGGAATTGGCCCTGCTCTCCACAGTCTTTGTGGCCGTGGCCCTGAGCAATGGCTTGGTGCTGAGCGCCCTAGTGCGCCGGGGCCGGCGGGGTCGCTGGGCGCCCATGCACGTCTTCATTGGCCACTTGTGCCTGGCCGACCTGGCCGTGGCTCTGTTCCAAGTACTGCCCCAGCTGGCATGGGATGCCACCGACCGCTTCCGTGGGCCCGATGCCCTGTGCCGGGCAGTCAAGTACCTGCAGATGGTGGGCATGTACGCCTCCTCCTACATGATCCTGGCCATGACGCTGGATCGCCACCGCGCCATCTGCCGCCCCATGCTGGCATACCGCCACGGAGGCGGAGCCCGCTGGAACCGGCCGGTGCTGGTGGCCTGGGCCTTCTCGCTCATTCTCAGCCTGCCCCAGCTCTTCATCTTCGCCCAGCGTGACGTGGGAGACGGAACTGGGGTCCTTGACTGCTGGGCCCGCTTTGCTGAGCCCTGGGGCCTCCGAGCCTATGTCACCTGGATCGCCTTAATGGTGTTCGTGGCACCTGCCCTGGGCATCGCTGCCTGCCAGGTGCTCATCTTCCGGGAGATTCACGCCAGCCTGGTGCCGGGGCCGGCAGAGAGGGCCGGGGGCTGCCGTGGGGGGCGCCGGACAGGCAGTCCCAGTGAGGGGGCCCGGGTGTCAGCAGCCATGGCCAAGACCGTGAGGATGACGCTGGTCATCGTGATTGTGTACGTGCTGTGCTGGGCGCCCTTCTTCCTCGTGCAGCTGTGGTCGGCGTGGGACCCCGAGGCGCCCCGGGAAG GGCCCCCCTTCGTGCTGCTGATGTTGCTGGCCAGCCTCAACAGCTGTACCAACCCCTGGATCTACGCTGCCTTCAGCAGCAGCGTCTCCTCTGAGCTGCGCAGCCTGCTCTGCTGGGCCCGGAAGCGGGCCCCCCCCAGCCCGGGGCCCCCCGAGGAGTCCTGCGCCACCGGCAGCTCCTTCCTGGCCAAGGACACTTCCTCCTGA